From the genome of Nodosilinea sp. FACHB-141, one region includes:
- a CDS encoding CsbD family protein translates to MSIEDRAKAAAKDVEGKLQEGAGKVTGDRQAQAEGKAKQAESDVRHGVEDAKDNVKRAID, encoded by the coding sequence ATGTCTATCGAAGATAGAGCCAAGGCCGCTGCCAAAGACGTCGAAGGCAAGCTCCAAGAAGGTGCCGGCAAAGTGACAGGCGATCGCCAAGCTCAAGCCGAAGGTAAGGCAAAACAGGCTGAGTCCGATGTGCGCCACGGTGTAGAAGACGCAAAAGACAACGTCAAGCGCGCTATTGACTAA